A section of the Deinococcus hopiensis KR-140 genome encodes:
- a CDS encoding GNAT family N-acetyltransferase: MESRRGGSRFRRVGSEDRRLEPPQAIPEGFVPSETRWLVEGDRYLGQVKVRHTLNPELLQLGGHVGYEVRPSAQGQGHGKRLLALGLEQLRELGVARVLVTCDVENHRSRNVIEANGGKLEGEFVLDFYEKPICRYWIEQISCTP; this comes from the coding sequence TTGGAATCTCGCCGAGGTGGAAGCCGATTTCGAAGGGTTGGTTCGGAGGACCGCCGCCTGGAACCACCTCAAGCCATTCCAGAAGGATTTGTACCATCCGAAACCCGGTGGCTGGTCGAGGGGGACAGGTATCTGGGACAGGTCAAGGTCCGCCATACGCTCAACCCCGAGCTGTTGCAACTGGGAGGACACGTGGGCTATGAAGTCCGGCCTTCCGCGCAGGGACAAGGACACGGAAAACGCCTGCTCGCCCTGGGGTTGGAACAGCTGCGGGAGCTCGGCGTCGCTCGCGTCCTGGTCACCTGTGATGTGGAAAACCACCGTTCACGGAACGTGATCGAGGCGAACGGAGGCAAACTCGAGGGTGAGTTTGTGCTGGACTTCTACGAAAAGCCCATTTGCCGCTACTGGATTGAGCAAATTTCCTGCACTCCTTAG
- a CDS encoding IS110 family transposase — protein sequence MFALGLDIGKDPLYAHLQINDDLGQSLQDLPNTPTGFERLLQWAQQHDVTPTELHVVMEATGVYWEKCANVLFHAGCTVSVVNPTSIKYFARTKLKRSKTDKMDAAVIALYGATDAAETLVTPQHRTAGTQATRP from the coding sequence ATGTTTGCCCTCGGCCTGGACATCGGAAAAGATCCTCTCTACGCCCACTTACAGATCAACGACGACCTGGGACAGTCCCTTCAGGATCTTCCAAACACGCCCACCGGATTCGAGCGCCTCCTGCAGTGGGCCCAACAACACGACGTGACGCCAACGGAACTCCATGTGGTGATGGAGGCTACGGGCGTGTACTGGGAGAAGTGCGCGAATGTCCTGTTCCATGCTGGCTGCACTGTCAGCGTGGTGAACCCCACCAGCATCAAATACTTCGCCCGCACCAAACTCAAGCGGAGCAAGACAGACAAAATGGACGCGGCGGTCATTGCCCTGTACGGCGCTACGGATGCGGCCGAAACCCTGGTCACCCCCCAGCACCGCACTGCAGGAACTCAAGCAACTCGTCCGTGA